A window from Chroicocephalus ridibundus chromosome 11, bChrRid1.1, whole genome shotgun sequence encodes these proteins:
- the NDFIP1 gene encoding NEDD4 family-interacting protein 1 isoform X2 — METCCSSSELQNEEEPGETAAVVNDAPPPYSSISAENTAYFDYKDESGFPKPPSYNVATTLPSYDEAERTKAEATIPLVPGRDDDFVTRDDFDDTDQLRIGNDGIFMLTFFMAFLFNWIGFFLSFCLTTSAAGRYGAISGFGLSLIKWILIVRFSTYFPGYFDGQYWLWWVFLVLGFLLFLRGFINYAKVRKMPDTFSTLPRTRVLFIY, encoded by the exons ATGGAGACTTGCTGTTCGAGTAGCGAG CTGCAGAATGAAGAGGAGCCAGGCGAGACTGCGGCAGTGGTGAATGATGCCCCTCCGCCTtacagcagcatttctgcagagAATACAG cttattttgACTACAAGGATGAGTCAGGATTTCCAAAGCCTCCATCTTACAATGTGGCCACAACACTGCCTAGCTATGATGAGGCAGAGAGAACCAAGGCTGAAGCTACAATTCCCTTGGTTCCAGGAAGG GATGACGACTTTGTGACACGGGATGATTTTGACGACACCGACCAGCTGAGGATAGGAAATGACGGCATTTTCATGCTAACTTTCTTCA TGGCGTTCCTCTTCAACTGGATTggatttttcctgtctttctgtctGACTACTTCAGCTGCAGGACGATACGGGGCCATTTCTGGGTTTGGTCTTTCTCTTATTAAGTGGATCCTTATTGTCAGG ttctccaCCTATTTTCCGGGTTACTTTGATGGCCAGTACTGGCTTTGGTGGGTCTTCCTTGTACTAG gttttctgctgtttctcagagGATTTATTAATTATGCAAAGGTTAGGAAGATGCCAGATACGTTTTCCACTCTGCCCAGAACCAGAGTTCTCTTTATTTACTAA
- the NDFIP1 gene encoding NEDD4 family-interacting protein 1 isoform X1 has protein sequence MAAAAAEPSSGRYQQLQNEEEPGETAAVVNDAPPPYSSISAENTAYFDYKDESGFPKPPSYNVATTLPSYDEAERTKAEATIPLVPGRDDDFVTRDDFDDTDQLRIGNDGIFMLTFFMAFLFNWIGFFLSFCLTTSAAGRYGAISGFGLSLIKWILIVRFSTYFPGYFDGQYWLWWVFLVLGFLLFLRGFINYAKVRKMPDTFSTLPRTRVLFIY, from the exons CTGCAGAATGAAGAGGAGCCAGGCGAGACTGCGGCAGTGGTGAATGATGCCCCTCCGCCTtacagcagcatttctgcagagAATACAG cttattttgACTACAAGGATGAGTCAGGATTTCCAAAGCCTCCATCTTACAATGTGGCCACAACACTGCCTAGCTATGATGAGGCAGAGAGAACCAAGGCTGAAGCTACAATTCCCTTGGTTCCAGGAAGG GATGACGACTTTGTGACACGGGATGATTTTGACGACACCGACCAGCTGAGGATAGGAAATGACGGCATTTTCATGCTAACTTTCTTCA TGGCGTTCCTCTTCAACTGGATTggatttttcctgtctttctgtctGACTACTTCAGCTGCAGGACGATACGGGGCCATTTCTGGGTTTGGTCTTTCTCTTATTAAGTGGATCCTTATTGTCAGG ttctccaCCTATTTTCCGGGTTACTTTGATGGCCAGTACTGGCTTTGGTGGGTCTTCCTTGTACTAG gttttctgctgtttctcagagGATTTATTAATTATGCAAAGGTTAGGAAGATGCCAGATACGTTTTCCACTCTGCCCAGAACCAGAGTTCTCTTTATTTACTAA